From Brassica oleracea var. oleracea cultivar TO1000 chromosome C3, BOL, whole genome shotgun sequence, a single genomic window includes:
- the LOC106329004 gene encoding asparagine--tRNA ligase, cytoplasmic 2-like, whose product MDSHGKTHQREHEDDVISPKPVALSKYSNRVELKTLLERSDGGARLAGKRVVIGGWVKSSRAVKKDSPPPPPPQPSVTVPPPPSTKSNISCTEIIQSKMNIFRKLFDVLSGGGKTTYPIFDKPEITGQKATSPPEYTIYFLISDGSSVSSLQVVVDSAMSTIPATQLMSLGTCIVAEGVLRHPLAASAKHVIELEAEKLLHVGTVDPEKYPLSKKQLPLHLLRDFSHFRPRTTTVGSVTRVHSALTLASHTFFQSNGFQYVQVPVITTTGFGEMFRVTTTLDREEKKHDGLSIETVKAAIKEKTRLIDHLKRSDSNREAVAAAVHDLKKTTDLAAQLEKKQKPQKLDFFGCDTYLTVSGRFHLESYASALGKVYTFGPRFTADKIDNARHLAEMWNVEAEIAFSELDDAMDCADDFFKFLCRYLLENRHEDMKFISKRVDKTVTTRLEATASNSLLRFSYTEAISLLQKATTRTFETKPKWGVALKEEHLSYLTDEICKGSVMIIHSYPKEVKPFYIRLNEDKKTVAAFDLVVPKVGVVISGSQNEERFEILDARIKELGSISREKYEWYLDLRRHGTVKHSGMSLRMEHMLLFATGLPDIKDAVPFPRSWGKANN is encoded by the exons ATGGATTCTCACGGGAAAACACATCAGAGAGAGCATGAAGATGACGTCATCTCTCCGAAACCCGTTGCCTTGTCGAAGTACTCGAACCGAGTCGAGTTAAAGACTCTCCTCGAACGCAGCGACGGCGGCGCAAGATTAGCCGGGAAAAGGGTCGTGATCGGCGGGTGGGTTAAGTCTTCTCGAGCCGTTAAGAAAGACTCTCCACCTCCACCTCCGCCGCAGCCGTCAGTAACAGTCCCTCCGCCACCGTCGACGAAGTCCAACATTAGCTGCACCGAGATCATACAGTCAAAGATGAATATTTTCAGAAAGCTTTTCGATGTCTTGAGCGGCGGCGGAAAGACGACTTACCCAATTTTCGATAAACCGGAGATAACCGGTCAGAAAGCCACGTCACCACCTGAGTATACTATATACTTCTTGATCAGTGATGGCTCCTCTGTCTCCAGTCTCCAG GTTGTTGTTGATTCTGCAATGTCGACTATTCCAGCAACTCAGCTTATGTCTCTAGGGACATGTATCGTAGCAGAAGGTGTGCTAAGACATCCCCTGGCTGCCTCTGCAAAACACGTGATCGAGCTTGAGGCAGAGAAGCTTCTTCACGTAGGAACTGTTGATCCAGAGAAGTATCCACTCTCCAAGAAACAGCTTCCTCTGCATTTGCTTAGAGACTTCTCTCACTTCAGGCCCCGCACAACTACG GTTGGATCGGTGACTCGAGTCCACAGTGCGTTAACCTTAGCGAGCCACACGTTCTTTCAATCTAATGGGTTTCAGTATGTTCAAGTACCAGTTATCACAACCACTGGATTCGGCGAGATGTTTAGAGTCACTACTACTCTTGATAGAGAGGAGAAGAAGCATGATGGATTGAGCATTGAGACAGTAAAGGCTGCAATAAAGGAGAAGACTAGGCTCATTGACCACCTTAAGAGATCTGACAGCAACCGAGAAGCTGTGGCTGCTGCTGTACACGACTTGAAGAAAACGACCGATCTTGCAGCTCAGCTTGAGAAGAAACAAAAACCTCAGAAGCTTGATTTCTTTGGCTGTGACACTTATCTGACTGTGTCTGGGAGGTTCCATCTCGAGAGCTATGCTTCTGCGCTTGGAAAGGTTTATACCTTTGGACCGAGATTCACAGCTGATAAAATCGATAACGCGAGACATTTGGCAGAGATGTGGAATGTGGAAGCTGAGATAGCTTTCTCTGAATTGGAT GATGCTATGGACTGTGCTGATGACTTCTTCAAGTTCCTCTGCAGATATCTTCTTGAAAATCGTCACGAAGATATGAAGTTCATATCTAAACGAGTTGACAAGACCGTTACCACACGTCTTGAAGCAACAGCTTCCAATTCTCTTTTGAGATTCTCTTATACTGAAGCGATTAGTCTTCTTCAAAAGGCAACCACTAGAACATTCGAAACCAAGCCTAAGTGGGGCGTTGCTTTAAAAGAGGAGCATCTCAG TTATCTAACTGATGAGATCTGCAAGGGCTCTGTAATGATCATACATAGCTACCCGAAGGAGGTTAAACCGTTTTATATAAGGTTGAATGAGGATAAGAAGACTGTAGCAGCGTTTGATCTGGTCGTACCAAAG GTTGGTGTTGTGATCAGTGGGAGCCAAAACGAAGAACGGTTTGAGATTTTGGATGCGAGGATCAAGGAACTTGGATCAATATCAAGGGAGAAGTATGAGTGGTACTTAGATTTAAGGAGGCATGGGACAGTGAAGCATTCGGGGATGAGCCTAAGGATGGAACATATGCTTCTGTTTGCCACTGGGCTTCCTGATATCAAAGACGCGGTTCCTTTCCCAAGAAGTTGGGGTAAAGCAAACAATTAA
- the LOC106333883 gene encoding uncharacterized protein LOC106333883, producing MIRRNAVHATSSLPSRLWWPQQRRKGKRAVVRLGNRRRGFLVGQPRTVVQRWRMNIGKPLKIMRNIILGIITNGGNVKFLDAYLWSLPILRPQLFPLC from the coding sequence ATGATAAGAAGAAACGCAGTTCATGCCACTTCAAGTCTTCCGTCGAGATTGTGGTGGCCGCAGCAACGGAGGAAAGGAAAACGGGCCGTCGTGAGATTAGGAAACAGGAGACGAGGGTTCTTGGTGGGGCAACCGCGGACGGTGGTGCAGAGATGGAGGATGAACATCGGAAAGCCGTTGAAGATAATGAGAAATATCATTTTGGGAATTATCACAAATGGTGGTAATGTTAAGTTCTTAGATGCTTATCTTTGGTCTTTACCGATCTTACGTCCGCAGTTGTTTCCACTATGTTGA